From a single Parambassis ranga chromosome 2, fParRan2.1, whole genome shotgun sequence genomic region:
- the pus7l gene encoding pseudouridylate synthase PUS7L, translated as MRQDSESLNIPTCFISDHEGFLGSIKTFIEDFVVTEIGIDGQQVQTAAASHTAGCASSFGNNKTRAECKENSHSAASQDGDVSLEWGADVPVPGLGNFDLGVILGQSVSEELEQFVSTLRDKNPAELELSLGSFADKHQRANVHRAVRHRFPFLMTITIQPEIRVREDPDYRELSQLVKEDEAEDFFRFIDAKVQGSSYTFGPDDNKEHRTAVHHFLNRRFGKLVETKSFIDQGRTSISVRLRERGRPKKRTAEERKEEDVYTAFTLCKENLETLEAISYMAAALGILPSDFTYAGIKDKRAITYQSMVVKKVSPLRLKEKAAEFERRGIRLSQVHSVSEPLRLGRLRGNHFDLVVRDLRPHGDADTHSSGVDKHTRLAALVKEAVENAKTRGFVNYYGPQRFGTGQSVQSDEVGLALLKEDMVSAVRLFFTPEDGDDPQSHAKRHFLQTDNAKESLALMPLSKARERLMLRALNRYGTGPDGCTQAWLSLPHSTRVFYPHAYCSRVWNEAAAHRLTTLGHNVRQGDLVWIQDSQNKMEDSGETSSAQIHVVTDQEEQGGVFTLEQVLLPMPGNTVKYPENAVGTWYHERLARDGLDDSRFRVSSLKLNLPGSYRPLLAVPHNLSYQLQRAARGESGRAAVMGERTQDSDSLSLTLNFDLNSSCYATICLREIMKCDL; from the exons ATGAGGCAGGACAGTGAGTCTTTGAACATCCCTACATGTTTCATATCAGACCATGAAGGTTTTCTTGGAAGCATCAAAACCTTTATTGAAGACTTTGTGGTGACTGAGATAGGCATTGATGGACAACAagtacaaacagcagcagcctcacacacagcaggctgtgCCTCCTCATTTGGAAACAACAAAACCAGAGCGGAATGTAAGGAGAACAGTCATTCTGCAGCCTCGCAGGACGGCGATGTTTCATTAGAGTGGGGGGCAGACGTTCCCGTGCCTGGTCTAGGGAATTTTGATTTAGGTGTGATTTTAGGCCAATCAGTGAGTGAAGAGCTCGAGCAGTTTGTGTCCACTCTGAGGGATAAAAACCCAGCCGAGCTGGAGCTCTCTCTGGGATCCTTTGCCGACAAACACCAGAGAGCCAACGTCCACCGAGCAGTCAGACACcgcttccccttcctcatgacGATCACAATTCAGCCTGAGATCAGAGTGAGGGAAGACCCAGACTACAGAGAGCTCTCACAACTGGTTAAAGAAGACGAAGCAGAGGACTTTTTTAGGTTTATAGATGCTAAAGTGCAAGGATCGTCATACACATTTGGTCCTGATGACAATAAGGAGCACAGGACTGCGGTCCACCACTTCCTGAACCGAAGGTTTGGGAAACTGGTGGAAACTAAAAGCTTCATTGATCAGGGGAGGACATCGATCTCAGTCAGGCTGAGAGAGCGGGGAAGGCCGAAGAAGAGAACCGCAGAGGAGCGTAAGGAGGAGGACGTCTACACTG CGTTCACTCTATGCAAGGAGAACCTGGAAACTCTGGAGGCCATCAGCTACATGGCAGCAGCTCTCGGGATCCTGCCGTCTGATTTCACCTACGCTGGGATCAAAGATAAACGAGCCATCACCTACCAGTCCATGGTCGTTAAGAAGGTCTCACCTCTACG GTTGAAAGAGAAGGCAGCAGAGTTTGAGAGGAGAGGCATACGCCTGTCTCAGGTGCACTCTGTCAGCGAGCCTCTCCGACTGGGGCGACTGCGGGGGAACCATTTTGACCTGGTGGTCCGTGACCTAAGGCCGCATGGGGATGCTGACACGCACTCCTCTGGTGTGGATAAACATACTCGCCTGGCAGCATTGGTGAAGGAAGCAGTAGAGAACGCCAAG ACCAGAGGTTTCGTCAACTACTACGGACCACAGAGGTTTGGCACAGGACAGAGTGTTCAGTCTGATGAAGTAGGACTGGCTCTGCTGAAAGAAGATATG gtGAGTGCTGTGCGTCTGTTCTTCACTCCTGAGGACGGTGATGACCCCCAGAGTCACGCAAAGAGACATTTCCTCCAAACAG ATAATGCAAAGGAGTCTCTGGCGCTGATGCCGTTGTCCAAAGCCAGGGAGCGGCTGATGCTTCGAGCTCTGAACCGCTATGGTACTGGTCCAGATGGTTGCACCCAAGCCTGGCTTAGTCTGCCGCACAGCACAAGAGTGTTCTACCCTCATGCCTACTGTAGCAG AGTGTGGAACGaggctgcagcacacagactgacCACACTGGGTCACAACGTCAGACAAGGAGACCTGGTCTGGATACAAGACAGTCAAAACAAAATGGAGGACTCGGGTGAAACCAGCTCAGCTCAG ATCCATGTGGTGACAGATCAAGAGGAGCAAGGTGGCGTCTTCACACTAGAACAA GTGCTGTTACCAATGCCAGGAAACACAGTGAAGTATCCAGAAAACGCAGTGGGGACATGGTACCACGAGAGACTGGCCAGAGACGGACTGGACGACAGTCGCTTCAGAGTCAGCAGCCTGAAACTGAACCTGCCCGGCAGTTACCGCCCCCTCCTGGCAGTCCCACACAACCTCAGCTAccagctgcagagagcagcCAGAGGAGAGTCTGGAAGAGCGGCGGTGATGGGAGAAAGAACGCAGGACTCCGATTCGCTCAGTCTCACCTTAAACTTCGACCTGAACTCGTCCTGCTACGCCACCATCTGCCTCAGAGAGATTATGAAGTGTGACCTCTGA